GTGCCAGTAATTGTTGGGTAATCAGGGCAATTTGGTTTTTCTGCTGTTCGATCTCAGCTTTTTGGCGGTTGATTTGGTCGGCTTCCGCCTTTAAGTTTTTCAAAATTTGCTGGTCGGCTTGAAACACCAATTTGATCTGGCGACGCCGGTCGGAAAATTGACTGAGATTTTGGCTGGAAAGCAGCATTCCCCATCCTTGGTGAGAGAGCTGCTGGCGTTGCAGGAAACGCAAACGGGCGACGGTAGCGGCTTGCTTTTGTTGATAAGAGCGTTCTGCGATCGCTAGATCCTCTTGCAACGCCTTTAAGCCCTGAGTGGCTCGTTGTAATTGGTACTGATAGTCATTCAGCTGGGTGCCCGTTAGTTCCAGGTTTTGCTGCAAGCCACTGAGTGTTCCCTGAGCGGCTTTCTGGAGTTTTGATAAGCGATCGCGTTCTTTAGAATAATTAGACCGCTGCCGATCCAGTTGTTGCTGCATCTGTCGCAGCGTTTCTACTGTGACGGGTGACGGCGAAGGTAAATCTTCAGCTAGCACCGGCATCACTAGCAAAAACCAAAGGAAAATTAGGCAACAAACAACCGGCAACCGGCACTGATGCCAAATATTTTTCCTTTTTGCTGAAAATGGTGCTTTCATCCTTTCAAACTCAGTCGTGCCAAAACGCCGAATTTCATCATGATGCCACCAGAAATTTTATTCACCTAATATTTCAGTGCCCCTTTCCACCCCTCTCCACGCCCAACCCTCACCGAAAAGCACAGAGGGGTTGGGCGTGAGGTGTTCTCACCATGAACAATTATCCGGGCTTGATAGGACTGCAAGCTGCGGCAGTTTAACAATTTAGCATTTAGCTAGAGGATCGATGTTGGACACTGGCAACGATTTGTTTTGACAACCGAATCAGCTGATAAGCACCGGATGCGCCTAAATTTTGGTATTGATTGGGCTGTAGTTTGGATTTCTCTAAATATTTAGGCTCGGTCAAAATCAGTACCGAAGGTGGCTTGGCCTGAGTCGCCGCGATCGCTTCAATATATTCCATTGCCGAGGCAACTTTGGCAAAGTAATTCACCGGGCGCTGCGTGTAAAATACGACACTCGGTTTTTTGAAACCAATCATCAATATGGCTTCCCCTGGCTGCTGGACTTGGGCGATTCGTGCCGATAATTCCCGCAGCGGCAACTGACGGGCTTGATCCATCATGAAGTAGGCAGGTGTGATCGTAAAGATGATAAAAGCCATAAATCCGATTAGATTCGGACTCCACAGCCAACGCCACCGCCGTCGTTTCAGCAGTAACAGCCCTGCCCAAATAGCGGTTGCCCCCCAGATGATGCCTCCCCGCACCGTCAAACCGGAGCGTTGAACCATTTGGCGCAGATCGGGCACAGCAGGGTCATACCCTAAGAAGTTTGGGCTGTATAGAATCGCACCTGCCAAAACTGATAAAAACACCACATTGACAACGCCACTCCAAAAGAAAGGACGGAGGAATGAGGACTGAGTGGGGAATTCTCCTTCTGGCTGGTTAACTGCTAATTCTTGAGTACTGACTTCTTCTTCCTCAGTCCTCAGTCCTTTCACCCCAGTCCTCAATTGATCGCTGAACAAAAGTGCCACCAGAATTCCTGCGGCTGGCATTAAAGGCAGCACATAGCTGGGGAGTTTTGTCACTGCAACGGTGAAGAAGCCAAAGATCCCGGCAAACCAAAACAGAGCAAATAAACCTAAATGAGTGGAACGGGGGGAGTCCCGCCATTTGCCACACTGCCAAAAGCGGAGACGGGCAATCGCGACCGGCAAATAAATCGACCAAGGCGCAAAACCCAGCAGCACCACTAGGAAGTAAAAATACCAGGGTGCCCAGTGGTGATTGACAACGCCTGTGAAGCGTTCCAAGTTGTGATAGCCAAAAAACTTATTAACGTAGTTTTCGCCGTTCCGTAAAATCACCAAAACATACCAAGGCACTGCCAAAACCAACACCAGTGCCAAGCCCCGAATCGGGAACATCTCCCGTAACACTTCCTGAGCCTTGCCCAGGTAAAGTAGAAAAGCCCCAATAATCAGAACGGGTAAGACAATGCCGACCGGCCCTTTTGTCAAAATCGCCAACGCAACTAGCACGTAGAAAGCGAGATACCAACGAGTTTGGAGCGCGGGTTGGTTGGTGTTGACATAGCCAAGAAAAAAAGAAAGTAGCGCACAACCCACGCAGCCGGTTAGCAGCATATCTGAGACGCCTGTGCGTCCCCAGACAATCATTTCTGGATTCAGCGCGATCGCAGCCGCACCCAGCAAAGCCGATAGCCACAACTGACGCCGCCGCGTCCCCTCCCTGGCTTGCCCCGTCACCGCACTAGGAGAAGGAAGCCCATAGTAGCGCAACGTATAGAAGCCTAATCCTGTCACCGCGATCGCAGACAGCGCCGAAGGCAATCGCACCGCCCATTCATTGACGCCAATCAGTTTATAAGCGATCGCCATCAGCCAGTAAACTAACGGCGGCTTATCAAAGCGCGTCTCTCCATTAAAATACGGTGTAATCCAATCTCCCGTCACCGTCATCTGGCGGGCAGCTTCAGCAAACAGCGGCTCAGTTTCATCAACCAGACCGATATTCCCTAAATTCCACACAAAAGCCACCAAGCAAACCACCAGCACCCACAGAATCGATAAACTCCAGGCAATGCTGGGATGCTTCTCCCAAGATTTCCACCAACTTCTAACCGTTCGATTAACCCTAAATTTCATGAACCCCCGAACCGTCCGTCAGTAATGGGCAACCTCAAAAGGCATTTTCCCAGACCTTAATCTAGCTGGAAATGCGACGCCAGCGCACCCATTGCAGGATGTCATCACTCCCGCCTACCCAGCAGCATTTCCTGACTCTGGCAAAACCTACGAGTTCCCTAAATTATTCGTGGTTGATGGGTAATGGGTAAGGAATCATGGGTGAATAGCACTGACACAAGAAGACGCAAGGAGCCGGGAAATCAATTTCGAGAGCGAGAAGCTAAAGTAAGCTAAAGCCTACTGCTAAGCCTTTGAACCCGTTTCAATGGGTTGCGATCTTTTCGCCCAAACTGCCCAAACTTTAGTTTAGGGCTGAAGTCAGCGGCCTTCAGTTATGGATAATTCGTCCGTAGAAGAGAAAAACAACTGACTGCTGACTGCTGACTCTGAACAAACCCTAAGACTGCAAAACCAGTTGCCATTCTGATACCTGAGCATTCCACACAGGCAGAGGCGTCTCACCCACAACATACGGCCCCCAATACCGGCGGGAACCATCTTGGGCAAATGCCACCAAAATATCCCCCTTTTTTAGCTGTACATCCCCTCCAGGCAGGGATAAAGTGACGCCTTGGCTGCCCCCTTCTCCTGGGGCAAAATCCCAGTGTGCTGGCTCCCCATAAGATGTCGTTGGTGGCTGATAAGTCAGCAACGCCAGCCGTAGCGGATATTCCGTTTGATTCGTCACCCGTAAAGACCCTTGACGAGTTGCAATTAGCGGTCTTGGTCGATCGTCTGTGGGTGACGCAACTGGTGTAGAATTGGGCAGTTTTCCCGCACCAGGAGTATTTTCCCGTAGTGAAGCGTTCGTTTTTGAGAGCAACGAGGCATTTAACTTGGCTGGATTGAGTTCCACCCGCTCCTGAAGCAGTCCCAGCCCTAACCCGATGAGTCCTAAAAGCACAGCAATTAGAACCCCAGGGTAAACCTTTAAAATCATAAGCTTTTGGATATTCTTTCAGGAGTTTACCTCCCTTAAGGGCGAAAAAGCCCAGCTAAAGACAGACTCTTCTGGTAAGCGATCGCGCCAATCACCATTTTTCATCTACGCCACAAAACGAGAATCTTTGGTGACGCTTCTAAGCACTCCGCAAACGATGTTTCCCACCCCTACAACACTTTTGAAAAAGCTGCCTTGAGCGGAATCTCAATCATAAACTCCGTCCCTTGTCCTGGCTCTGAAATACAGCTCAACTGCCCACCATGTTTATCTACAACAATCTGGTAGCTGATAGATAACCCTAGCCCCGTCCCCTTGCCTACCGGCTTCGTTGTAAAGAAGGATTCAAACAAACGTTGCCGCACTTTTTCCGGCATCCCTGGCCCATTGTCAGCAATCCGAATCGCTACTTTCTCACCATTGATTACTTCCGTGTGAATCCGAATCTTCGGTAAGGGATTATTCGCACTTTCGGAGCGATTATTTATCCCCCGTGCCCCCGTAATCATTAGCTCATCGATTGCATCAATTGCATTTGCCATAATATTCATAAAAACCTGATTGAGTTGTCCGGCATAACATTCCACTAAAGGCAACTCACCATACTCTTTCACTAGCTCAATTGCCGGACGCTCCGCGTTCGCTTTCAGACGATGCTGTAGAATCATCAACGTGCTGTCTAAACCAGCGTGAATGTCCGCAGGTTTTGCGGTTGTTTCGTCAATTCGCGAGAAATTGCGTAACGACTGCATGATCTCTCGAATTCGATCAGTTCCTACTTTCATCGAAGTGAGCAATTTAGGCAAATCTTCTATCAGATAATCTAGTTCGATTGTCTCAACTTCCTCTTCAATCTCGGCAGGCGCATTGGGAAAATGTTGCTGATAAAGATTAACTAAGTTGATTAAATCGTGTACATATCCAGAAGCATGATGCAGATTACCGGAAATAAACCCGACTGGATTATTGACTTCATGGGCTATCCCCGCAACCATTTGTCCTAAACTAGATATTTTTTCAGTTTGAACTAATTGAGTCTGAGTTTGTTGCAACTGGTGAAGAGCTTGTTCTAGTTCCTGAGTTTTTTGGGATAAAGCGCTATTCTTAATTTCCAGTTCGTGAGAGTAATTTTGCAGATTTTTGTAAAGTTGGGCATTCTCTATTGAAATGGCGACTTGGGATGTCAATACTTTTAGAACTTCTAGGCGTTCTGAGGTAAAAACTCCTTGAGTTAAGTCATTTTCTAAGTAAAAAATTCCCGTCAACTGTCTTTTGTGAAAAATAGGAAACCCTAAGATAGACTTAGGTTGGTTCTTCTGAATGTATGGATCATTAATAAAGAGTCCTTCTGTAGTTGCGGAGTCTAAAACTACTGTTTTTTTAGTTCTTTCGATGTAGTGAATCAGCGAAATCGGTAAATCATCACAACTTTCAAGGGGAATTGAGGGCAAAACCGAACAACTTTGTTTACCCAAAAGTTTTTTAGCAACTAGCAACCATTGATTTGATTCTTTTAACAGAAGAATCCCTTTTCGCGCCCCGGCAGTCTCAACCAAGATATGGATCAATTTTTCTAGCAATTGTTCGAGAACAATTTCTGATGAAATCGCTATCGATGCCTTTACAATTGCTGCCAAATCTAGTGCAGCAGAACCTGTTCCTGTTGTGGAGGTTGTCGTCAGAGTTCTCTCAATGCTAATCGTTTCTCTAACCAGGAGCCGGGAGAAAAACTCAGCATATCTTGATTCTAAATCTTTAGATTTTGCCGTTGCTCCCCACCGAATAAAGGTATAGTATGCTTCAGTTAAATAAAACTGAGCTAGCTTCTCTCTACCAAGCGAGAAATAAAACTCTGCCGTCAATTCATTAGCCAGTGCTTCTTCTTGGGTATATCCTTGCTGTTTGGCTCCTTTAATGCTGAGGTCATACAACTCCATCGCGCTAGAAGTTTGTTTTAATATCCGCGCCTTTTCTGCCTCCACTAGATCGTATTTATGCTGATAATTCATTGGCGCGTGGTACGCCCAGTGTTTCATATTTTCCTGGTTGGCATTTACTTTATCGAGGTATTGTTGTTTCTCGGTATCATTAACTTGGGGACAATGAGCTAAAAGAGCCAAAGAATGGTAGAAATTAAGTACAGCAACCTGCATAAAACCAAAAGCAGATCCAGCTTGCTCTGTGGCTAAAGCTGCGCTAGCGATCGCGCCCTCGTAATCTTTAAATTGATACAGAAGAATTGTCTTAGCAACATAGGCAACAAATAAGCCAGTGCCCCCTTTCGATTCAATTAACTGGGGCAAGGTTTCGGCTTCATTAAAACTTTCCCCGATCAATAGAAGTTTATCCGCAGCTTTACCTTGAAAATTTAATCCCAGTTGTCTCCAGATATTCGCAAAATGGATACCCGTTGGCAGGTTTATCTTTACAAGTACCTCAATGTAAGGGGCTTGTTGCTGCACGATAGAATCTAAGCGATCGCCCGTAAAATATAAGTATCCGCAAAAGTTAGCGCCACAATAACTCGCCCATTCAATATCTCCCGTTTCCAAGCCGCTTTGAAGCCCTTGTTGGAAGTAAACAACACTATTTTTAGCATGTTCTTTCCACGGTCTAATATTAGCGTTAAACAAGTTATAGACTTTCGCCTTGAGTTCTTTAGCATCAAATTGTTCTAGAAGCTTTAATGCCAATTTACCCGCATGATATCCAGCATCTATCTTTCCAAGCCCTGACAACAACAAGCCATAAAAACCATAAGCGAAAGCAGATAGCGCCGAATTACCATGTTCAATACAGAGATTAATCATAGTTAATATTATCTGCGGAAAAATCTCTGGCTTTGCCATGAAAACAGGCGCACAAATCGTTTTTAAAATTCGCAATCCCGCTAGTTTCTCCGGATCTGTCATTGCGGGGATCTTGTCTAAGTCTGCGACTCCGGGCAACTCAACAACCAAGCTCTCGTCGCTTGTTAACGTTACGAGAGTAATTCCCAGCCGTTCCAAAACTTGTAGCCCTGTATCGACGGCTTTAACCATCTGAAATTGACAGATATAAATCTGGATTTGTAGCTCGTTTACCTTTACTTCGTCGATTAAACTTGTAGCTTGTTCTAGGGCAACTTCAGCTAAAGTAGCCGCCTGCTCAAAGTTGATATTTAAGTATTCTGCTTCCGCCGACTCAAGATGAAGTGTGAGCGTTAAATCATAGTGGCTTTGCCAGCTATTTTCAGTAAGCAGTCTTAACCCTGCGGTTAAGTATCTAGCAGAAGCTTCATAAGCCGATGCTGCTTTGGCTTTTTTCCCAGCCATCAGATTGAGTTGGGCAAGTTCATCTTTGTCTGCTTGGTTAACAAGCAACTCCACCCCGATATTGAGCTGGTTGACAATATCAAAAACATTCTCTTCCAGCGCATATTTAGCTGTTTTATGTAACAACTGCTGACCAATTTTTAGGTGAGTTGATTTTTTCCGCTCTTCCGGAATCAAAGAATAAGCCGCCTGCTGCACCCGGTCGTGTAAAAATTTATAACTAATCCTGATATCTTCTATCAGGAAATCTCCTTTTTCTGATTGGTCAAAAAATAGAGGGATCTTATAAGTATTGCTCAAAGGTAAAACTAAACCAGCCTGAAGCGCCTCCCACAAATCGTCAGCAGTATTGATTAAAGATTGCTCATTGACAATGGATAGAGCCTCTAAGGTAAATTGGTTTCCAATGCAAGCAGCTAATTTTAGGACTTCCTGGGTTTTTTCCGACAATTTTTGAATATTTCTGGCAACCAGTTCGACGACGTTATAATCTGTAATTCCAATCTTTTGGATTTTCTCAAGATTCCAGAGCCAGCGACTTTCAACAAAGTCAAAGTGTAAAAAGCATTCAGAGTGAAGCGTCTGAAGTAGTTGTGTTAAAAAGAAGGGATTGCCTTGAGTTTTATGAAAAACAAGCTCAGAAACTTCCTTCGATCTTTCGGTTTCTTGAAGGGTATCAGCTACTAATTGATAGACATTTTCAATATCCAAAGGACGAAGAAGAATGTTATTGACAACTGCCTCTGTTTTTTTAAGTTCGTCTAAAGCCAGCATCAACGGATGAGTTTGACTAACTTCGTTATCTCGATAGGCTCCAATCATTAACAGATATTGACTGCCGGGTTCAGTCATCAGCAGTTGGATTAATTTTAAGGAAGCTGAATCTACCCACTGTAAGTCATCTAAGAAAATAACTAACGGATGTTCTGGCTTTGTAAAGACATGAATAAACTGTTGGAACACCCGGTTGAATCGATTTTGAGATTCACTGGGTTCTAGTTGCGGAACTTCTGGCTGAACTCCAGTAATTAGCTCGACTTCGGGTATAACATCAATAACGATCTTACCTTGCGCTCCCAAAGCATTTTCTATCTTTTCCTTCCAAAAAACTATCTGTTCCTGACTTTCCGTTAATAGTTGTCGGATTAATTCTTGCAAAGCTTGAATTAGAGCAGCATAAGGAATATTTCGCTTAAACTGGTCAAACTTACCCGCAATAAAATATCCATGCTGGCGCACAACGGGTTTATGAACTTCCTGAACTAAGCAAGATTTACCAATGCCTGAATAACCAGAAACTAGCATCATTTCAGTAGTTCCAGCACTGACTCGGTCAAAGGCATCCATTAGGGTGGTTACTTCAGTTTCACGACCATACAGTTTTTGGGGGATGAGCAATTGCCCAGATTTATCTCGCTGACCTGGAAGGAAATCTTCAATTTTGCCATTTCTTTGCAATTGAACGAGGCATTCCTCTAAATCTACCTTTAATCCTTGGGCACTTTGATATCGATCTTCAGCGTTTTTAGCTAATAATTTCATTACAATTGCTGAAATTGACGCCGGGATTTTTGGATTGAGCTGGTCGGGAGAAATGGGTTGTTTAGCAATGTGAAAATGAACGAGTTCCAGCGGGTCATTAGAAGAGAAAGGTAAATTTCCCGTCAGCATTTGATAAAAGGTGACGCCTAAGGAGTAAAAGTCGGTACGGTAGTCAATCGACCGATTCATTCTCCCTGTTTGTTCGGGCGACATATAGGCAAGGGTGCCTTCTAGTAAAGTGGGATTACCTTGTGTCTGAGTTTCTCTGGAAAGACGCGATGAAATGCTAAAATCTGTTATTTTAACTTGACGAGTTTTTGAATTTATCAGGATATTGTGGGGTTTAATATCTTTATGAATAATCTGTTTTTGATGCAGGGCAGTAAGGGTATCTGCTAGCTGAATGGCAATCAGAAGAAACTGGTTTAAATCAGTTTTGAGGGGAGAATTGATAACTTTTTCAAGAGATTCTCCGTCAAAATATTCTAATACCAGCGCTAGACCGTTGTTATAGTTTTCTAATGCCAATGATTTGACAACCCCTTCTATATCCAAAGGCAGTAAAATTTTATATTCATGTCTCAATCGAGAAATTTCTTCGAGAGTGGGATATTCGGCTTTCAGGGCTTTTACAATCACAGAGGTTAGTTCAGCCTCTCTAGTACCTTGATAAATAACCGTTTTGGCTCCTTCATGAAGGGGCAAAGGGGAAAGCTGATAACCCGTTAGGTTGATGCTCATTTTCGGAAGTTTGATAAGTATAGTATTGGTGTGTGATGTTGATAGATGCTAGGAGAGGAGACTTGCTTCAAGGAGTTTATCTAGGATAAGTTGTCGCGAAATTGACACAGATTGAATTGATACCTTTTTTTCTATAAACTCCGAATTCAAAAATTGAATTTCATAGAGGTATGGGACTTCTTGGATTTTGGTTGTTGCATTTTATAAATTCCTCACAATTAGAGAATAAATTTGGAGGAAGTGCAAACCTATGCTGGATATGTAAAATGTAGCGATCGCTACCCCATTGCCGCAACGCGATCGCTTCAGTCCTAAGTCGCCTCCTGATTACCGTTGCCAGGGCTATCTGTCTGCTGATTGGCATAGGAGAAGGCACGGGAACATCATCTCATCTGTATTGAGAATGGCCTTAGTTTTAAGAAAATCTTTGATTCTAAATAAATCTATATATTATAAACATAAATCTTTATTAAAACGGTAGCGATCGCGCTTAGCGCCTCCTTCGCCTTTATAAAACTCCCCAATCGAGGAAGTGGTAGGAGCATCAGATAATTAAAAAAGCTTTTGGAAAGCAGGATATTAGTTTGGAGTCAGCCTCTAACGATGCAAAGAACTCGTCTCAACAATCTCTTTGATGTTGTCAGCCAACAGCTGAGGCGATGGTTTCGCAATCCCTGGCGACGCATATCGCTGGTGGTGATGAGCCTATTAGTGGGCGTGTTTCTAGGAACCGCTATTCCCACAACAGCAGGACAAACCGCTAACTGGGATGTGATTGCCGCTGGATTTTTGATTTTCTTCACCGAAACCGTGAATCGGTTCGTTTACGGCAGAAACCGGCGAGTTGTGCCAACAGGTGAAGGTGTTCCCAACCGCTTATTAGTGACAGAAATGTTGAATGCCCTGAAAATCGGTCTGACTTACAGCTTATTTATTGAAGCCTTTAAACTTGGTTCGTGATGGACTCTCTTCGCCAAATTTTTAACGATTGGATCGCTAGAAAAACGCCGACTTCAGCACAGTTGGAACATTTGGCAGCACAGGCGCTAGCCGATGACTTACGGGCGAAAGCTTTTGGCATCACACCCGCCAATGTGGAGGAAGTCATCCGCAAGCGATCGCATTTGTTCCTCTTAATCTATCCCCATCTTTCCTCAGTTCTTAGCCCGCAGTTCCTAGTCCTCAGTTTAGAAACGCTCTGGAACCTCTGGCTTCCCCTAGCCACAAAACTAGCGCAAGAGCGGCAACAGTTAGGACGCCCCCTCATCCAGGGAATTTTAGGGGGACAGGGAACTGGCAAAACGACTCTGGGAGCCGTCCTTACCTTAATTCTCAAACACCTAGGGAACTCGACACTCAGCCTGTCTCTGGATGACCTCTACAAAACCTATCGCGATCGCCTCGCCCTAAGAAAGCAAGACCCCCGCTTAATCTGGCGCGGGCCACCTGGAACCCACGATATTCAGTTGGGTTTAGACGTTTTGGACTGTCTGCGTCAGCCATCTGGGCAACCGATCCCAGTCCCTCGCTTTGATAAATCTGTCTGGGAAGGTGCCGGTGATAGGACGCAGCCAGAAATTGTCCAAGACATCGATATCGTCTTGTTTGAAGGCTGGTTTGTCGGCGTCCGTCCCATTGACCCCGCTACCTTTGACAACGCGCCACCGCCGATTCTAACCGCCGCTGAGCGAACGTTTGCCCGTGACATGAATGCCCGATTGCAGGACTATGTACCTTTATGGGAACGGTTAGATCGGTTGATGTTGCTATATCCCGTTGATTATCGTCTGTCTGTGCAGTGGCGACGGCAGGCAGAACACGACATGATTGCCGCTGGTAAATCTGGCATGACCGATTCAGAAATTGATGAATTTGTCAAGTATTTCTGGAAATCGCTCCACCCAGAGTTATTTATCAAACCGCTGACGAGAAATCCCCGGACGGTAGACTTGGTGGTTGAGATTAATCCTGACCACTCTCCCGGTGACGTTTATCGACCGAGCGATCGCACCGATTAAAACCAATAGCAGCCTAACAAGTAAACTCGCGGCTACTTCTGAAAAAATGTGGAGCAAGTGCTAAAACTGGAGATTCACATGAACAATGGATTCGAGCGGATAGAAGCAGACAATGTTTTGTGTGTCAATACAAATACTCAGAGACTTTTAATTAATCACTCCACTTTCCAAGTGGGTGAATTCATCAACCAGATGCAGGCTCAGGTAGGAGTGAGAGGTGAGCAAATAAAGTGGTTTAGTGAGGGTATAAATTGCAAGGTTCTAAGACCCGGTGCTAATTGGAAACAAGGAAAGGTTAGAGTAACTCTAGAATTTTGGCCTGATGAGCCGGAATCACCGCTAGAGGATATTCGTCAGCAACTCAAAGAAGATGATAGCTAATGGCTAATCTTTCCCCTTGGACGCCTCTCCATGCCCAATTGCATCGAATTTTACGCGATCGCCATCTCTTACCGCGAAACCAGCCGCTATTAGTTGCCGTCTCCGGAGGACAAGATTCCCTCTGTTTAATCAAATTACTGCTGGATTTGCAGCCAAAGTGGGGATGGCATCTGGGAATTGCTCACTGCGATCATCGCTGGCGTTCGGATTCCCAAGCAAATGCTAACCATGTGGAACAGTTGGCGAGAACCTGGAAAGTCCCCTTTTACCTAGAAACCGCCCCAGAAATGCCATCTATCACCTCTGAGGCAGCGGCGCGACAGTGGCGTTATCAAGCCTTGAGTGCGATCGCCCAAAACAATAACTTCCCCTACATTGTCACAGGCCACACCGCGAGCGATCGCGCCGAAACCCTCCTCTATAACCTGATGCGGGGCAGTGGTGCCGATGGATTACAAGCCCTAACTTGGCAGCGTCCACTGACTTCAACACTGCATCCAACACTGCAACTGGTGCGCCCTCTTCTAGAAGTCACCAGGGCACAAACCGCTCAATTTTGCCAAGAATTTCAGATTCCCGTTTGGGAAGATTCCACCAATCAAGACTTCAAGTATGCCCGTAACCGCATCCGCCAAGAGTTACTACCGTACTTACAAACTCACTTTAACCCCCAAGTTGAGCAAGCACTGGCAAAGACGGCAGAACTTTTACGGGCAGATGTGCAATATCTCGAAGAAGCCGCCCAGAAGCTGCTGCAACAAGCCTTAGAAAACGAAGACTCGCCCTCGCCACTCAGCCCTCAGCATGGGCAGGGAGACGCCGCCTCTAAAGCACTCAGCATTGACCAGAGACTTGACAAAAGACTGAATCGCCTCGTATTGCGTCAAGCCCCTCTAGCCCTGCAACGTCGCGTCATGCGGCACTTCCTCGCCTCAGTTCTACCCATCGCCCCCAGCTTCGAGCAAATCGAAAAATTGACTGCCTTAATTACAGCCCCCAACCGCTCTCAAACCGATCCGTTTCCTGGGGGCGCGATCGCACAAGTAGACGGCGCTTGGATTTCAATTAAAAATTAAAAATGCAAAATTAAAAATTAAGACTCACTCATTTTTAATTTTTGATTTTTAATTTTCAATTCTCATGCCGCATTCAACTAACCAGTGGTCAAACTGAGGACAACTTGCCGCATCTCAGTAATCGATTGCAGCTGATAGTCACCCGTTTCCTGAACCTGAGCCAACGTCCCCACGATTGCCTCTAACCTCTGCCGCATCTCATTCAGGCGATCCTGCATTGGCTGTAGCGTTTCCTGATAGGTATTAACCTTGCCCACGAGTTCCGCTGCCGCCGCCCTCATTTCCTGCAATTTCTGCTCTAGCTGTTTGATCTGATTGCGCTCTTGCTCCTGTTCGCCAGCTTGATGGTCAATCATGCCTTGAGCTTGCTGAATGCTCATCCGTATCTGCTCAATCTGGCTTTCCAGCTTTTGCACTTCCTCTGCCTGTTGCTGTCGTTGTCCCTCCAACTGAGTCAGAACTGGACCCAAGTCAATCTTTTGATTGTCCTGCGCTTCATTGTCCGGAATTCCTTGGCGTCGCCGCAGTACCCGCGAGTGTTGATTTAAAACTTCTTCTCGCTCCCGCAGAGAGATGCGTTGACCCACCAGCGTTTCATCTAGCATTTGGTAGCAATCCTGCTCCTCTGCCAGCTCATTTTCCAAACTAAGGCGGTCGTACTCGCTAGCTTGCTCGATCTTCGCCTGCAATTCCTCAACCATCTGGCGCTGCAAGGTCAACTCTTCTTCCTGATCGTTGACAAAGCGGACCACTTTTTCTAAATCTTGCTGAAGATTTTGCACGGTTTCTTGCAACTCGCCGAGCGGCATTTTCTCCAGCGCTTCCAGATCGACCTTTTGGCTAATCTTGACACTCGTTGAAGTCGTTGCCAGACGGTGAAGTTGCTCGTACAACTCCT
The Coleofasciculus sp. FACHB-1120 genome window above contains:
- the tilS gene encoding tRNA lysidine(34) synthetase TilS: MANLSPWTPLHAQLHRILRDRHLLPRNQPLLVAVSGGQDSLCLIKLLLDLQPKWGWHLGIAHCDHRWRSDSQANANHVEQLARTWKVPFYLETAPEMPSITSEAAARQWRYQALSAIAQNNNFPYIVTGHTASDRAETLLYNLMRGSGADGLQALTWQRPLTSTLHPTLQLVRPLLEVTRAQTAQFCQEFQIPVWEDSTNQDFKYARNRIRQELLPYLQTHFNPQVEQALAKTAELLRADVQYLEEAAQKLLQQALENEDSPSPLSPQHGQGDAASKALSIDQRLDKRLNRLVLRQAPLALQRRVMRHFLASVLPIAPSFEQIEKLTALITAPNRSQTDPFPGGAIAQVDGAWISIKN
- a CDS encoding KGK domain-containing protein → MNNGFERIEADNVLCVNTNTQRLLINHSTFQVGEFINQMQAQVGVRGEQIKWFSEGINCKVLRPGANWKQGKVRVTLEFWPDEPESPLEDIRQQLKEDDS